Proteins found in one Equus przewalskii isolate Varuska chromosome 20, EquPr2, whole genome shotgun sequence genomic segment:
- the ZNF622 gene encoding cytoplasmic 60S subunit biogenesis factor ZNF622, with amino-acid sequence MATYTCITCRVAFRDAELQRAHYKTDWHRYNLRRKVADMAPVTAEGFQERVRAQRAVAEQESKGTATYCTVCSKKFASFNAYENHLKSRRHVELEKKAVQAVSRKVEVMNEKNLEKGLSVDSVDKDAVNVAIQQAIKAQPSMSPKKTSPALKEESRSPAAVADGGRGTLDRDPAEKPPRLQWFEQQAKKLAKRQGEEESEEEEEDLDEDDWEDIDSDEELECEDAEVMDEVEEQDAEEEEPGGSPRLGAIPVTDCLFCPHHSSSLVKNVAHMTKVHSFFIPDIEYLSDLKGLIKYLGEKVGVGKICLWCNEKGKSFYSTEAVQAHMNDKSHCKLFTDGDAALEFADFYDFRSSYPDHREGEDRDEAEELPSEKSLEYDDETMELILPSGARVGHRSLMRYYKQRFGLSRAITVAKNQKAVGRVLQQYRALGWTGSTGAALMRERDMQYVQRMKSKWMLKTGMKNNATKQMHFRVQVRF; translated from the exons ATGGCGACGTACacctgtatcacctgccgggtggcCTTCCGCGACGCGGAGCTGCAGCGGGCCCACTACAAGACGGATTGGCACCGCTACAACCTGAGGCGGAAAGTGGCGGACATGGCCCCAGTCACCGCCGAGGGCTTCCAGGAGCGTGTGCGGGCGCAGCGGGCCGTGGCGGAGCAGGAGAGCAAGGGCACCGCCACCTACTGCACCGTCTGCAGTAAGAAGTTTGCCTCCTTCAACGCCTACGAGAACCACCTCAAGTCCCGGCGGCATGTGGAGCTGGAGAAGAAGGCCGTGCAGGCCGTGAGCCGGAAGGTGGAGGTGATGAATGAGAAGAACCTGGAGAAGGGGCTGAGCGTGGACAGTGTAGACAAAGATGCCGTGAACGTCGCCATCCAGCAGGCCATCAAGGCTCAGCCGTCCATGTCCCCCAAGAAGACCTCCCCAGCGCTTAAGGAGGAGTCCAGGAGTCCCGCGGCGGTGGCTGATGGAGGACGTGGGACTCTCGACCGAGACCCGGCGGAGAAACCTCCCCGGCTCCAGTGGTTTGAACAGCAGGCGAAGAAGCTGGCAAAgcggcagggagaggaggagagtgaggaggaagaggaggacctGGATGAAGACG ATTGGGAAGATATTGATTCTGATGAAGAACTGGAATGTGAGGATGCTGAAGTGATGGACGAGGTCGAGGAGCAggatgcagaggaggaagagcctGGGGGAAGCCCCCGCCTTGGTGCCATCCCTGTAACGGACTGCTTATTTTGTCCCCATCATTCAAGCTCCCTCGTGAAGAATGTGGCTCATATGACTAAAGTTCACAGCTTCTTTATTCCTGATATAGAATATCTTTCTGATCTTAAGGGGCTGATTAAATATTTGG GAGAAAAAGTTGGTGTTGGGAAGATTTGCTTGTGGTGCAATGAGAAAGGGAAATCGTTCTACTCCACAGAAGCTGTACAGGCACATATGAATGACAAAAGCCACTGTAAGCTCTTCACAGATGGTGATGCTGCTTTGGAATTTGCAGACTTCTATGATTTTAG GAGTAGCTACCCAGATCACAGGGAAGGGGAGGACCGTGATGAGGCCGAGGAGTTGCCTTCTGAAAAGAGTTTAGAGTATGATGACGAAACTATGGAGCTAATTCTACCTTCTG GTGCCAGAGTGGGTCATCGCTCCTTGATGAGATACTACAAACAGCGCTTTGGCTTGTCAAGAGCTATAACAGTTGCCAAGAATCAGAAGGCCGTGGGCCGGGTCCTCCAGCAGTACAGAGCCCTGGGGTGGACTGGCAGCACAG GAGCAGCTCTTATGCGTGAGCGGGACATGCAGTATGTCCAAAGAATGAAATCAAAGTGGATGCTGAAGACAGGAATGAAGAACAATGCCACCAAGCAGATGCACTTTAGGGTCCAAGTGAGATTCTGA